The following coding sequences are from one Patescibacteria group bacterium window:
- a CDS encoding MGMT family protein: protein MKKKFKDRVYEVVRKIPRGNVLSYQKVAQKAGNPKAYRAVGNILNQHNLKGLLCHRVVKSNGEVGGYRWGKKRKTFLLKKEGIKIDNRRFIVE from the coding sequence ATGAAGAAGAAATTTAAAGATAGAGTTTATGAGGTTGTTAGGAAAATTCCGCGGGGAAATGTTTTGAGTTATCAAAAGGTGGCTCAAAAAGCGGGCAACCCAAAGGCTTATCGAGCAGTGGGGAACATTCTAAATCAACACAATTTAAAAGGATTGCTGTGCCATAGAGTTGTTAAATCTAATGGTGAAGTGGGTGGTTATCGTTGGGGAAAGAAGCGAAAAACCTTTCTTCTTAAAAAAGAAGGGATAAAAATTGATAATAGGAGATTTATTGTTGAATAA
- a CDS encoding CapA family protein yields the protein MIKFQNILILFLIAVSAILFVFQKEIGDFLNLYYRPTNFYSSIKPVPLVNGLFVGDIMLSRGVAYQIEKNNDLELPFQNIKNLLLKNDFVFGNLEAPIIDGRKIKGGEMILRVDEKMVPVLKKFNFSVLSLANNHLLDFGAEGLIKTIDLLKIFDIYYVGAEKNESEAYDFKIIEKNGIKFAFLAQNDTDVIPSNNCAQENKNGTACFNLEKLKEKIKEAKQLANYVIVSLHAGNEYQYQPNENQIKFTHAAIDAGADLIIGHHPHVIQPIEKYRNGYIFYSLGNFVFDQMWSHETREAIAVRIIFSPSAIKTIQIYPILIENYSQPKIINSFNEPEHFKNIISKLNFPDNKFVLIQQ from the coding sequence ATGATAAAATTTCAAAATATCCTGATTCTTTTCTTGATAGCCGTTAGTGCTATCCTTTTTGTTTTTCAAAAAGAAATTGGTGATTTTTTAAATTTGTATTATCGCCCAACAAATTTCTATTCCTCAATAAAACCAGTTCCTTTAGTAAACGGTCTTTTTGTTGGCGATATAATGCTTTCGCGAGGCGTAGCTTATCAAATAGAAAAAAACAACGATCTTGAGCTTCCTTTTCAAAACATAAAAAATTTGCTTTTAAAAAATGATTTTGTCTTCGGAAATTTGGAAGCGCCGATTATTGATGGTCGAAAAATTAAAGGCGGCGAGATGATTCTGCGCGTCGATGAAAAAATGGTACCGGTTTTAAAAAAATTTAATTTTTCTGTTTTGTCATTGGCAAATAATCATCTTTTAGATTTTGGCGCTGAAGGATTAATAAAAACCATTGATTTGCTTAAAATTTTTGACATTTATTATGTGGGCGCCGAAAAAAATGAAAGCGAGGCTTATGATTTTAAAATCATTGAAAAAAACGGTATTAAATTTGCCTTTTTGGCCCAAAACGATACAGATGTTATTCCTAGTAATAATTGCGCCCAAGAAAATAAAAACGGAACAGCCTGCTTTAACTTGGAAAAACTAAAAGAAAAAATAAAAGAGGCAAAACAATTGGCCAATTATGTTATTGTTTCTCTTCATGCTGGTAATGAATATCAATATCAACCAAATGAAAATCAAATAAAATTTACGCATGCAGCCATTGATGCCGGAGCTGATTTAATCATTGGTCATCACCCTCATGTTATTCAACCAATCGAAAAATATAGAAACGGTTATATTTTTTATAGCCTCGGTAATTTTGTTTTTGATCAAATGTGGTCTCACGAAACCCGTGAAGCAATTGCCGTCCGAATTATTTTCTCTCCTTCAGCTATTAAAACAATTCAAATTTACCCCATTTTAATCGAAAATTATAGCCAGCCAAAAATTATCAACTCTTTTAACGAGCCGGAACATTTTAAAAATATTATTTCCAAACTAAATTTTCCCGATAATAAATTCGTTCTTATTCAACAATAA